One genomic segment of bacterium includes these proteins:
- a CDS encoding cytochrome c — MRTITEGISRSGMPSHSALSLADRRAVIEFIKTFSPKSQRQKTSEPIDIGSVPDYVATSESVDTGREAYALMHCSKCHGDLGRGDGPSSGVLQDSWGDPILPFDFTSGPLKGGATADAIYRTFVTGLDGTPMPSYQDAIQAQDRWHLVSYCLELMKGRS; from the coding sequence ATGCGAACGATCACGGAGGGCATCTCGCGATCGGGCATGCCGTCGCACTCGGCTCTCTCCCTGGCGGACCGACGTGCCGTCATCGAGTTCATCAAGACCTTCTCGCCCAAATCGCAGCGGCAGAAGACCTCGGAACCGATCGACATCGGTTCGGTCCCCGACTACGTGGCGACGTCCGAATCGGTCGACACGGGCCGCGAGGCGTACGCCCTGATGCACTGCTCCAAATGTCACGGTGACCTGGGGCGCGGCGACGGCCCCTCCTCGGGAGTCCTCCAGGACAGCTGGGGCGACCCGATTCTCCCCTTCGATTTCACTTCCGGTCCGCTGAAGGGCGGCGCTACCGCGGACGCCATCTACCGGACTTTCGTGACCGGTCTCGATGGGACGCCGATGCCGTCCTACCAGGACGCAATCCAGGCGCAAGACCGCTGGCATCTGGTCTCTTATTGCCTGGAATTGATGAAGGGCCGGAGCTAG